The following is a genomic window from bacterium.
CGGGCACGCCGTCGACGTCCAGGATCATCATGATCGCGAGGCCGGCGAAGCGGCCGAGCAGGGTGCGGACGAAGATCCCGAGGAAGAGGCCGATCACCACGCGGACCCAGGGCGGGGACTCGATCAGCGAGTCGAGGCTGCCGCTCAGGCGGCGCAGCGGCGCCGGGGGGAGGTGATAGCGGCATCCAGTCCTCCGTGCCAGGGTGCGACGAGGCGTCAGCGAGGGGAGCGACGGCAGTCACGGGATCGTCCTCGGTGAAGCGCGTCTCCACCGCGATCACGAGCGGCTAGGGTTCTCGAATGCCGCGGACCGCCGAGTCAGTGAACGTCGATTCCGGACCGCTCGAAGCGCCCACACGCGCGCCCGACGCGATCGCCGAGTGGGTCGATCGGCACCTGCACGGGCTGATGGGCGACGACGCGGCGGCGTCGCCTCGTTTTCGGGGCGGCCAGGCAGCCGCGGACGAAGCCCTCGAGCGATTCGACGTCGGGGGCTACGCCTCGAAGCGCAACGTCGTCGAGCCGGCGCAGGCGCGCGGTGCGTCCGGTCTCTCGCCGTGGATCCGGCACGGATACCTCCCGCTGACGCGAGTGTGGGGCGCCGTCGAAGGCGGGCCGCCGCGCGATGTGGCGAAGTTCCGGAGCGAGCTGCTCTGGCAGGAGTACGCGCGCCACCTCTACGCGAGGATCGGTCGCGCGAGTGGGCGTTCGCTGCGTTTCGCCGCGGTCGAGCGCGGGGCGGGACGGATGGGGGCGCGGGCGTCGGCCGGGATGGCGTGCATCGAACGCCTGCGCGACGAGCTCCACCGCGACGGCTGGATCCCGAACGCTTCGCGGATGTGGGTCGCGTCCCATTGGAGCGTGCGCGGGCAGGGCGGGTGGCGCGACGGCGAGGATCGCTTCTTCCAGCATCTGCTCGACGGCTCCCGGGCGGCGAACCGACTCGGCTGGCAATGGACGGCCGGGGCGCAGACGGGGCGCCTCTACACGTTCGAGCGCGGTCAGGTCGAGCGGCAGGCACCGGATTGGTGCCGCGATTGTCCGCGGAACGGCGACTGTCCGATCGAAGGGGCGCCGAATGTCGAGGCTCCGGTCCATGCGGCGATGCCGGCCCCGGGGCTGGGTCGCGTGCGCGACGCGAGGAGCGGAGCCGGGCCGTCGGCGGTCGTCGATCGAGGCGAGCCCGAGGCCGTCTGGCTGACGGCCGAGTCGCTCGGGCACGCGGATCCGGCGCTCGCGGCCCATCCGGAGCTCCCGGTCGTCTTCGTCTTCGATCGCGGGCGTCTCGCGAGATGGCGGCTCTCGCGAAAGCGCCTCGTCTTTCTCGTGGAGGGGCTCGCCGAGCTGGCGGAGCATCGTTCCGTCGCGCTCCACGTCGGGGATCCCGCGCGGGTCCTGGCGGGGCGCCCGCTGGCCGCCACCCATGCGCCCGTACCCGGCTGGCGATTCCTGGCGACGCGACTCGAGATCGCGCAGGAATACCCGTGGCCGTGGCTGGTGGCCCCGCACGCCGGCTCCATCGGGTCGTTCAGCGCCTGGAGGAAGAAGATCACACCGCCGAGGTCGAGTGGTCCGCAGCAGGACCTCGGGCTCTAGCGAGCCCCGGATCGCGCGCGAGTCGGGGGCCGGGGGTGCCGTGGCCAGGCCCATTCGTCATGCTTGGTCGACCCGCTCCTCGTTCAGGGCGCCGCCTCCGGCCAGGCGCCTCGGAGAATCGACCGTGCGAACGATCTCGCCCCCTGGCAGCTACCACGACGAACGTGAAATCGAGGCGGTGACCGACCTGCTCCGATCGAGCCACCTGCAGATCGGAGAGAACGTCGAGGCCTTCGAGGCCGCGGTCGCGTCGTTGATGGCGAAGAAGCACGGCGTGATGGTGAACTCGGGCACGTCGGCGCTCTACCTGGCCCTCGACCTCCTCGATCTCGAGCCCGGCGACGAGATCATCACGTCCGTCCTGACCTTCTCGGCGGACATCGCCCCCATGGTCCGCGCGGGCGTCATCCCCGTCTTCGTCGACGTCGACGAGACGGGCTACCAGATCGACGTGACGAAGATCGAGGAGCGGGTCGGGCCGAGGACGAAGGCGATCCTGACGCCGAACCTGATCGGCAACTGCCCCGACTGGGACGTGATCCGGGACATCGCGGATCGCCACGGTCTCAAGGTCGTCGAAGATACCTGTGACGTCCTGGGCGACACGCGGCTTCGCGGCACGCCGACGGGGACCCGCGCCGATCTCGGCGTGACGAGCTTCGCCGTGACGCACTCGATCACGGCGGCGGGCGGAGGAGGGCTGGTCGGCCTCGACGATCCGGACCTCCTCGATCGCTGTCTCGTGAAGCGACGCTGGGGGCGCCGGTCGGAGCGGTATCTCTTCGGAAGCAAGCGCGGCCAGAGCGATCGGTTCAGTGCGACCGTCGACGGGCTCGCCTACGACAACATCTTCGTCTTCGAGGAGCCGCTCGTGTGGAACTTCGAGCCGACCGAGCTGGCGGCGGCCTTCGGGCGCGTCCAGCTCGAGAAGCTCGACGCGTTCAATCGGCGTCGTCGGGCCAACTTCGAGCGCTATGACGAGTGGTTCCTGGAACACGAGGACCGCTTCATCCGCCCCACGACGACGCCTGGCGTCGAGACCACGTGGATGCTCTACCCCTACATGGTCCGCCCCGATTCGAAGCTGTCACGCGGCGAGACGCAGGAGCTCCTCGAGAAGCAGGGCGTCCCCACTCGGGTCGTCTGGAGCGGAAACATCACCCGCCAGCCCGGCTTCTCGGAGATCGAACGCCGCGACCCCGAGGACGGCTACCCGAACGCGGATCGGGTGATGGAGTACGCGCTCATGCTGCCCACGCACCAGGGGCTGACCGACGACGACATCGACTACGTCCTCGACGTGCTCGAACAGACCCTCGGCTAGCGACGCGATCCCGCCGAGCGACGAAGGAGGCTTCCTGATGCGAATCCGTCCTCTCGACATGAGCGAGTGGAGTCCGAAGATCCTGGCGAAGCTCGCGAGCATCGGCCGCGTCCATGTCGACGACGCCGAACGAGCGACCCCGGATCCCGACGGCGCCGAGCGGAAATCGCCCCCCGGCATGCTGAACACCGTGGTCCACCACCCGGACCTGGTCGAGCCCTTCCTCGACTTCGCCAACGTCATCGCGTTCAAGGGGAGTCTCCCGCGCCGGGAGTCGGAGCTGCTCGCGCTCCGCGTCGCGTGGAACTGCCGGAGCGAGTTCGAGTGGGGGCACCACGTCGACTACGCGCGCGATGCGGGGCTCTCCGACGGGGAGATCGCGCGGATTCCTGCCGGGCCGAACGCGGAGGGCTGGTCCGACATCCAGCGGGCCCTGCTCGAGGCGGCCGACGAGCTCCACACGACCCAGAACGTGTCGGACGAGGTGTGGGCGAAGCTCGCGGGCGTCTACTCCGAGAAGCAGCTCGTCGAGGTGCTCTTCGTGGTGGGGGAGTACACGATGCTTTCGATGGTCGTGAACGCGTCGGGGGTGGCGCTCGAGCCGGGCTTCGATCCGTTGCCCGACGATTCGCTCGCCTAGGGCGTTCCGGTTTCGCGCTGATCGTCGATCACGAGCACGATGTTCGCGATCAGCCCCGTGTCGTCGCACAGGCCGGTCACCGACGCTTCATCGCCCACCACGACGCCATCGGTCACGGCGGTCTCGCTGCCTTCCTCGGTGATCGTCACCGACAGCGCGCGCGTGTTCTCGTCCGTCGTCACCGCGAGCGGTCGCCCGGATCGACACGGATTCACATCGAGGTCGAGCTCGAAGCCGTCGTCCAGGACCTTGACCACCTCGCCGGTCACGAGCAGCTCGCCGGCGCGCTCGACGTCGACGAGGACGAGTGCCCCGCGGATGAAGTCGGGATCGTCCAGCACGAGCACCCCGTCGACGGTCAGCGGGTCGCCCTCGAAGACGTCCTCGAGTGCGAGCGGCGCGCCGGTCGTCGTGAGGATCCGCGTGCCGTTGCCACCAGGCGGTGCGCTCTGGAGCGCGACGTCGATCGGGTCGAGAGCGCTGACCGCCTGATCGGGATCCAGCAGGATCGGGAGGACGTCGACCGTCGGCGGTGCGTCGACCACGCCCGAGAGGCGGAGGGCCTCGCCGAGCTGCACGACGAAGGCGTCGACGGTCAGGAGGCCCTGGCGATCGATGACGGGGCGGCCGGCGTCGTCGATGAGAACGGCCGCTGCGGGAATCTCTTCGGGTTCGACGTCGCAGCTCGTGGGGCGTGGCTGGAGACCGGGCGGCCGGCCGAGGAACCAGATCCGGCATGCGCCGCGCGGCGGGCGCTGGCCGGGCGGGACGCGGACCACGGGAACGGCCGGCAGCGTGTCGTCGACGAGTCCCACGAGCGTGACGGACTCGCCGACCCAGAATTCGTCGAAGAGATCGTCGAGGGCGCGCGGGCGGCCTTCGCTCTCGACGTTGTCGAAGAAGGCGCTGTCTTCGTCGAGGCGGGCCGTAACGCAGCCGCGCTGGGCGGGCAGCTCGACGGTCTCGGCGACGGAGACGGCATCGCAGACGAGGATCTCGTTCTCCTCGGCGTCGACCTCCGCAACGGTGCCCTCGACACGGACGACCTTCTCTTCGAACGCGGCACTCACGAGATCCGCGTGGATGACCGGGCGGAAGAGGAATCGTTCCGAGCCGGGCGGCGCTTCGACGATGTGGATCGAGCGGCCTGCGTCGATGTCGAGCTGGAGGTAGGCGAGCTCGCCGTCTTCGATCTCGATGCAGCCGCCTGGAACGACCTCGATCCGCCCACTGTTCCCGGGGCGCTCGGCGTCGACCCGTTCGCCGTTGGTGAAGACCAGCTCGATCCGGGCGACCTCGAGGCGGAGGCGGCAGTAGCGGCCGGCGGGAACCGTCCGGTGGAGGCCGAGGGGGAGCGAGTGCGTGCGAAGCTCCAGCAGGTCGATCGGCTGACCGTCTCCCTCGTAGAGCACTTCGCGGGCGCCGTCTTCGCCGCGAAGCTCCATTCGGACGACCGTCAGGTTGATCTCGGAGAAGAGGCTCGGGTCGGCCGGCGCATCCGTCAGGAGGATCGCGACGGCGCCTTCGCCGCCGACGGCCGCCGCAGTCGAGGTCGAGGAGGAGCCGCCGCCGCCGTCGGCGCAGCCGAGCGAGAGGGCGAGGAGGGCAACGGCGAGGAACGTCGCCCCTCGCGGCAGAAGGCGTTCGAAGGCGGGCAGCAGCATGGGGGGACCTCGTGATCATTCAGCGGGAGCAGCGCGTGCTCTTCCATTATAGGAAAGAATGCCGGCCGGCAGGGATCAGGCACGCGTGGAGCCCCGTCGACGCGGGGCGGCGGGATTCGGCGAGCGAGGGGAACGATGCGACCCGGCTCGGCGAGAGCGTGCGCCGGCAGGGCCCGTCGCGATTCTTGATGTGGAACTGGCGGTCTAGACGAGCTCGATTGTACGCAGCCGTCAATGGCATAGCTTGTGCCAATAGATGATCGGCCGCCGGTCGGCCCCGCGCGCTCGACCGACCGTCGTACGTCGAAGTGGCGCTTGCGGTTCCACCCACCCGGAGAAGAAGACATGAAGATCGGACTCATTCCCGCGAACATCGGGGCCCCGAACGGCGAGATGATGATCGGGTTGGCCAAGCTGGCCGAGCAGGTCGGCTTCGAGTCGATCTGGACCTTCGAGCACGTGATCATCCCGGTCGACTACGCGTCGAAGTACCCCTACAGCGCGGACGGCAAGATGGGCGTCGACCCCGACGCGAACTTCGTCGACCCGCTGATCGCGCTCACGGCGATCGCCGCGCAGACGACGACCATTCGGCTGGGGACCGGCGTGAACATCCTCTCCCAGGCGAATCCGCTCTACGTGGCGAAGCAGGCGGCCAGTCTCGACTTCGTATCGGGTGGTCGCTTCGAGCTCGGGGTCGGGATCGGCTGGCTCCGCGAGGAGTTCGAGGCCTGCGGGACGCCGTTCGAGCGACGCGGTGCGCGCTTCGACGACTACGTGCAGGCGATGCGGAAGGTCTGGACCGGCGACGTCGTCGAACACGAGAGCGAGTTCCTCCACTGGACGGGATTCAAGAGCAACCCGACGCCGGTCCAGGATCCCTTCCCGGTCGTGATCGGCGGGACCAAGGGCAAGGCATTCGAGCGCGTGGCCCGCTTCGGCAACGGCTGGTTCGCGCCGACCGGGAGTCCCAAGCAGCTCGCGCCGCTCATGGGGCAGCTCGAGGAGGCCTGCGCGAAGGAGGGACGGACCGCCTCCGAGATCGAGGTCACCTCGATGTGGTTCCCGAACCCCGAGGATCTGAGCGACGTCGAGCAGTTCGCCGAGTTGGGCGTCGGGCGCCTCGTCGTGCCGGTTCCGGCGATCGTGAAGGGCAACCCGATCGAGAGCATCCAGGCCTTCGGCGAGAACGTGCTGGCGAAGCTCAAGTGAAGGCCCTTCGAACGCCCGACGAACGCTTCGCGAACCTCCCGGGCTACCCCTTCGAGCCGCACTACGTCGAGGTCGACGACACCGAGGGCGGCACGCTCCGGATGCACTACCTCGACGAGGGGCCCGCGGACGGACCGCCGGTGATGCTCCTCCACGGCGAGCCCACCTGGTCGTACCTCTATCGGAAGATGATCCCCGGACTCGTCGCGGCGGGTCATCGGGTGCTCGTTCCCGATCAGATCGGCTTCGGACGGAGCGACAAGCCGACCGAGAAGACGGACTACACCGTCGCGCGCCACGTCGGCTGGCTCCGGGCGCTCATCTCCGCGCTCGACCTTCGGGACTGCACCTTCTTCGGGCAGGACTGGGGCAGCCTGATCGGCTTCACGGCGGTGCTTCACGAGTCGTCGCGTTTTCGCGCGATCGTCGCGGCGAACGCCGGGTTGCCGGATGCGCCTCGATTCGAACGGATGATGGCCGCTTCGGCGAACTCGCCCGATCCGACCGCCTTCGCCCGTTGGCAGGGCTGGATCGCGGAGCGAACGGAAATGGCGGTCGGTCGATCCCTGCGCGAAGGACTCGTCGGGATCCCGTCCGGCGCGATGGCTCGGATGTCGGACGCCGAGGTCGCCGCCTACGACGCGCCCTTCCCGGACGCGCGCTACCAGGCGGGCGTGCTCGTCTTTCCCGCCCTCGCGAATCTCACGCCGGAAGCGATGGCGCTCTTCGAGTCGGCCTGGAATGTGCTCGATCGCTGGGAGAAGCCGTTCGTGACGGCCTATGGCAAGGCGGATCCGGTCCTCGGCCATTTCGACGCGGTCTTCCAGGAACACGTTCCCGGCGCTCAGGGGCGTCCCCACCGGGTCTTCTCGGAGGGGACGCACTTCATCCAGGAGGACGAGCCGGACGCGCTCGTCGAGACGATCCTATACGCGGCGAAGGCCTGAACCCCGCGAAGCGACCGAGCGGCTCCGCTGCTGCGAGACGAGGGGAGCGGCTCAGTCTTCGTCGAGCCGGCGAGCGACGACGGTGTCTCGCCCTCGCTGCTTGGCCTCGTAGAGTGCCGCGTCCGCGCGCTCCACCAGCGTTTCGGGAGAGCAACGGTTCGCAGGCGCCGCGACGGCGCCGACGCTGACCGTGACGTGGGTGTCCACTCGGGAATCGGGGTGCGGGATCCGGAGGCTTGCAACCGCGTCTCGACAACGCTCCGCCAGTCCTTCGAGCGATTCCGGATCGACGTCGTACCAGACGACCAGGAACTCCTCGCCTCCGTAGCGCGCAACGAGATCGACGGGGCGCTGCGCGCAATGCTCGAGGGCGCCGGCGACGTCACGAAGGCACGCGTCACCGGCCACGTGTCCCAGGGCGTCGTTGAAGCGCTTGAACTCGTCGACGTCGATCATCGCGACGGCGATCGAGAGCTCTCCGCGCGTCGCCAGTCGGTGGACGCGCGCGAGATGTTCGTCGAGATGTCGACGGTTGCGTAGGCCGGTGAGCGGATCGCGTTGGGCCTGCTCGCTCAGACGCAGCTGGCTCAGGAAGCTCGTTCGCATCGAACGTTCGATCTCCCTCGCCGCGGCGAACCCGAGCAGATTGGCTCCGACGAGCGAGATCAGCCCGCGGACCACCTTCGGAGCGGCTTCTCCGAGGACGAGCTCGCTTGCGCCGAGGGAAAGCGCCAGTAGCGCGCCGATGGCGGTGCTGTACTGGATCCGCAGGCCGCTCAGGACGTAGACGCCGAAGCTCAGGAGGACCGCTCGGTGGATCGTCCAGCCGTGACCGAGGAGCTGGAGATGGATCACGATTCCGGCGATCGTCAGTCCCGTGATCGCGCAGCCGATGAAGGCGACCGGCAGGTGCCACTTCAGTCTTCGCTCATCGGAGGCGATCCAGGCCAACAGCAAGAGCGCGGGGACCACGACGCCGATCCGAACCGGGGCTGACCAGGCGAGGACCTCGGCCGGCATCGATCGAATGTCACCCAGGGTCGCCATGCCGAAGACGGCCGCCGCCACCGCCATGCCGAGGCGCGTACGCGGCGCGGCCTGCTTGAGCATGTAGCCGCGGAATGCCTGGGCGTGCTCCGGCGGAATCCGGTCGTAGTCTTGGGATGCGTGGGTCAAGCGGAGTCGGTCGATTGGATGGGGCCACGGCGATACGTGGAGGGGCCCAGGCGTGTCGTCCCGTCGATCGAGAGAACCCCTGACTGCCAGCATCGACCGCGATCCGAGACGAGTTGAAGCGGATCCGCCAGGAATTGGTTCACCCGGGCACAAATACGGAGTCCCCCCTATGGGGTCGTGGGGGAATGGGCTGATCACGGCTGGAGCAGTGTTTCGCTCCAGGCCCCTTCGACGCGGGCGACGACGGTTCGGGTATGGACCCGGTCTCGGCTGCCCTGCCAGTGCTCGACCCGGTCCGGTTCGAGCCGGAAGCCGATCCAGTCGGACGGGCAGGGGATCGGGTCCGGTAGACGGGCTTCCGCCGCATCCCTCGCTGCGCGGAGGGACTCCGGAGAGTCGAGCGGCTGCGACTGGGCCGAGACCTGGATCATGATCTGGCCCGCCCGAGGGCGTGCCGCGAAGTCCGCCGCGACCTCTTCGTCGCTCAGCCGAACGACGGTGCCGTCGACCCGGGCCTGCTCCTCGATCGGCTCCCAGTAGAAGCAGACGCTCGCGCGAGGATTACCGGCCAGGTTCTGCGCCTTCTCGCTTCGCGCGTCGGTGAAGAAACGCAGGCCCTCGTCGTCGATCGACTTGAGGAGCACGTGGCGAACCGACGGCGAGCCCGTTCCGTCGACCGTCGCCAGACTCATCGCGTTCATGTTCCGGCGCCCCGTGGCGCTCGCTCGCTCGATCGCGTCACGAATGCGCTCGATCGCCTCGGAATACGTCCTGGACACCGCGCTCATGGGGCTTCTCCATGCCTGGTTCGGGCCCCAAGTGGTCGGTCATCCATCGAAGACGGTCAATGGGCGGCGGACCCGGGTTCTCGCGCGGTCGTCGCTCTCCTGTCGTAGTCTCGCGCGGGACCGAGTCGAAGCGGAGGAGTCCATCGTGAGCAAAGCCGTCCTGACCCCGGAGCAGCAGGAGTTCCAGGAATACGCCCGTCGCTGGCTGGCAGAGAACGCGCCGCCGCCGCCCCCCGAGCGCCTGCCCATCACGGCGATCGAAGTCATGACCGTCGGCCAGCGCGACTACCTCCAGGCCTGGCAGCGCAAGTGCTACGACGCGGGCCTCGTCGGCGCCGACTACCCGACCGAGTACGGCGGCGGGGGGCACGAGGGATTCCAGCGGATCGCGAACATGGAGCTGGGCCGGGCGAAGGTGCCCTTCCTGATCAACATCGTCGGCCTGAACATGGCCGCGCCGACGATCCTGGTCCACGGGACGGAAGCGCAGAAGGAGAAGTTCATTCCGGGCTGTCTCTCCGGGGACGAGATCTGGTGTCAGGGCTTCTCCGAGCCGGGCGCCGGCTCCGACATGGCGAACCAGCAGACGAGCGCGGTCCCGGACGGCGACGACTGGATCGTGAACGGTCACAAGGTCTGGACGAGTCTCGGTCACTTCGCGAAGTGGATGATCCTGATCACGCGAACCAGCAAGGACCACAAGTACGACGGGCTCACCTACTTCCTCTGCCCGATCGAGGGTCACGACGGCGTGACCGTCCGGCCGCTGGTCAAGATTACCGGGGAGGCCGGGTTCAACGAGGTCTTCTTCGAGGACGCGCGGGTGCCCGACGCCTATCGGCTCGACGACGTCGGCAAGGGCTGGACCGTCGCGATGACGACGCTGACCTACGAGCGCGGGGCGGCAGAGAGCGCCGGGTCCGGCGGCGGCGAGAGCGTTCACCCGACCCAGCGGCTGATCGAGCTCGCGCGTGACACCTGGCGCGACGGCGAGTGCGCAGCGGACGATCCGGTCACGCGGGACGCGATCATGCAGCGCGCCATCGTGGCGGAAGGCATGCGCCAGAACGGTCGGCGCGCGCGGGTCGAGGCGCTCTGCGACCACCCGATGCGATTGCCGCTCCAGCAGAAACTCACGTCGAGCGAGTTCGTCCAGGATAACGCGCGCGTCGGCGTCGACATCGCGGGGGCGAAGTCGACGCTCTACAAGCTCGACGAGCGCGCTCCGAGCAAGGGCTACTGGCCGCTCGCCTACATGAACTCGTACGGTCACACGATCGCAGCCGGCACGAACGAGATCCAGCGCAACATCCTGGGCGAGCGCGTGCTCGGCCTGCCGAAGTCGAAGTAGGCGAGGGGGACGAGATGGCCGAGAAGAACGCGGCACCCAAGGATTTCGGGTTCGGAGAGGACGAAGCGATGCTGCGCGACCTCGCGCGCAAGTTCCTCGACGAGCAGCTGCCCGTGGAGACCCTACGTCGACTCGTCGCAGAGGCGCCCGAGCCGATCTATGACGAAGGCGAGCGAGCGCGCTGGGACGAGGCGCTCTGGAAGGAGATCGTCGAGCTCGGTTGGACCGGGCTCGCCGTCGGCGAAGAAGAGGGCGGCGCGGGGATCTCGCTCGTGGGGATCGCGGGCGTCGTCGAAGAGGTCGGACGGCACGCGCTCCCGTCGCCGCTGATCCCGACCCTCTCCGCGAGTCTCGTACTCCGCGAAGCAGGCGGGCCCGTCGCCAGGACGATCCTCGAAAGGATCGCGCAGGGCGCGACGGCGTCCCTCGCGATCACCGGCGAGCGGGGGAGCTGGGATCCGGATGCCCCTGCGCTCGAAGCGCGAGAGGACGGCGATACGATCGTACTCGACGGGATGGCCTGCTTCGTCCAGGACGCGTTCAAGGCCGACGTCCTGATCGCCTCGGCTCGGCTCGGGGGCGACGTGGTCCTGTGCGCCGTCGAGGCGGGCGCGGCGGGACTCACGATCGACGCGGACCACATCCACGATCTCACGCGTGACCAGGCGACGCTCCGCTTCGACGGTGTGCGCGTGGGCGGCGACGCGGTCGTGTCGAGGGAAGCGCTCGGTGCGCTTCGCAAGGCCTGGCCCGGACTGCTCGTCCTCGTGACGGCGGATCTCTGCGGGACGAGCGAGTGGCAGCTCCAGACGACGGTCGAGTACGCGCGGCAGCGGACCCAGTTCGATCGGCAGATCGGGTTCTTCCAGGCCGTGAAGCATCCGTTGGTCGATGCGATGGTCGAGATCGATCGCGCGAAGTCGCTCCTCTACCACGCGGCGTGCGAGATCGATCGCGGCTCCGAGGAGGCGGAGACCGCCGCGCGGATGGCGAAGAGCGCGGCCTCGGACGCCGGCGCCTTCATCTCGGATCGATCGGTCCAGCTCCACGGCGGCATCGGCTTCACCTGGGAGTGCGACGTCCACATCTATTTCAAGCGCAGCCTGCACAACCAGGTCCTGTTCGGCGACGGGGTGCACCAGCGCAAGAAGCTGGCGGAGACGCTGATCGGCCCGATCGGCTGACCACGCCCAACCCTCGCCGCGAGAGGAAGAGTCATGCCCGTCGACTACGTCGACTTCGAAGAAGCCCGCCAAGCCTCCGGTCTCCGCATGATCGTGGTGTCCGCGGTCCCGAGTCCCTGGGGCGAGGCGGCGAAGGGGATCCTGCACGTGAAGGGGATCCCGTGGAAGGCCGTCCGCCTGGATCAGGCGAGCGATGCGATGGCCGAATGGTCGGGAGAACGAAGCGGTCCGGTCGCCTTTCTCGACGACGAGGCCCCGCGATCCGGTTGGCTCGAGATCCTGCTCCTCGCGGAGCGATTGGCACCCGCGCCGTCGCTCGTCCCGACCGATCCCGTGGCACGCGCGGAGATGCTCGGCCTCTGTCAGGAGCTCTGCGGGGAGCAGGGGCTCGGCTGGGTCCGTCGGCTCCAGGGCATCCACGAAGGCATGACCGGTGGTGGGGGATTCCCGGCCCCGGTCGCGAAATACCTAGCGGGCAAGTACGGCTACCGCGCCGACGAGGCGTCGTCGTACTCGGCGCGCGCGGCCGAGCTGCTCGAGCTCTTCGCGCGCCGTCTGAAGGCTGAGCGCGACGCGGGGCGCCGTTACTACCTCGGGGATCGGCTGACCGCCCTCGATGTCTACAGCGCGACCTTCATGGCCCTCGTCCAGCCTCTCCCGCCCGAGGACTGTCCGATGCCCGACGCGATGCGCACGGCCTTCGGGACCCTCGACGACGCGACTGAGAAGGCGCTCGATCCGATCCTGCTGGAGCATCGGGACTTCGTCTACGCGGAGCACCTCGAACGCCCGCTCTCGCTCTGACGTGGCGCGCCGGCGGGTCTACTCCGCCGGAACGGCCAGCATCGCCTCGATCCCGCCGTCCACCGGAAGCACCACCCCATTCACGAAGCGGGCGTAGTCCGAGGCCAGGAACACGGCGACGTTCGCGATGTCTTCGGGGGTGCCGAGGCGTCCCATCGGTTGCTTCGCGGCGAAGCCCTCGACGCCGCCGGGGAGGGTGCGGAGCCAGGCGAGCATGCCGCCGGCGGCGGCGGAGGGCGCGATTGCGTTCGCCCGGATGCCGCGCGGGCCGTACTCGATGGCGACGCTCCGCATGAAGCTGTTCACGCCGGCCTTCGCCGCGCCGTAGGTGGCGAGCCCCTTCACGGCCCCTGCGCCCGCGCCGCTCGTCGTGGACAGGATCACGCCTCCGCCTCGCTCGACCATGATCGGGAGTGCCTCCATGGTCGCGTGGTAGACCGCGTCGAAGTTGAGCGCTCGGAGTCGCGTGTGCTCCTTGCGGTCGATCTCTTCCATCGGCGTCGGAAAGGACCCGCCGGCGTTGTTGTAGAGCACGTCGATCCCGCCGAAGCGGTCGCAGGTCGTCCGCACGATGCTCGCGGCCTGGTCGGGATCGGTCACGTCGCAGACGAGGGAGGCGACCGTTCCGCCGCTCTTCTCGATCTCGTCGGTGGTCTCGCGGAGCCCGTCTTCGTTGAGGTCCGTCGCCAGAACGGAGCCGCCGAGGGACGCGAAGAGGATCGCGCTCGCCCGCCCGATCGAACCGCCGGCGCCCGTCACGGCGATCGCCTTGCCCGTGTAGTCGATCTTCATGCGTCGTTCCTCCTCCTGGCCGATTGGCAACGTCGAGGCACCGTACCCCGCCAAAGAGCCGACCGCGAAGGGGCGTTCGCCGCCGATTCAGTCGGCGTAGCCGTCGAGCACCTGTCGGGTCGGGGCCTGGGTCGGTCGCGGATGCGGCGAATACCAGGGCATCAGGATCTTCGCGATCCGCGGGGCGTAGAAGCGGGCCTCGCGCCGGTTGAAGGGCTTGCTCGCGGCGAGGGT
Proteins encoded in this region:
- a CDS encoding haloalkane dehalogenase, whose product is MKALRTPDERFANLPGYPFEPHYVEVDDTEGGTLRMHYLDEGPADGPPVMLLHGEPTWSYLYRKMIPGLVAAGHRVLVPDQIGFGRSDKPTEKTDYTVARHVGWLRALISALDLRDCTFFGQDWGSLIGFTAVLHESSRFRAIVAANAGLPDAPRFERMMAASANSPDPTAFARWQGWIAERTEMAVGRSLREGLVGIPSGAMARMSDAEVAAYDAPFPDARYQAGVLVFPALANLTPEAMALFESAWNVLDRWEKPFVTAYGKADPVLGHFDAVFQEHVPGAQGRPHRVFSEGTHFIQEDEPDALVETILYAAKA
- a CDS encoding GGDEF domain-containing protein; this translates as MTHASQDYDRIPPEHAQAFRGYMLKQAAPRTRLGMAVAAAVFGMATLGDIRSMPAEVLAWSAPVRIGVVVPALLLLAWIASDERRLKWHLPVAFIGCAITGLTIAGIVIHLQLLGHGWTIHRAVLLSFGVYVLSGLRIQYSTAIGALLALSLGASELVLGEAAPKVVRGLISLVGANLLGFAAAREIERSMRTSFLSQLRLSEQAQRDPLTGLRNRRHLDEHLARVHRLATRGELSIAVAMIDVDEFKRFNDALGHVAGDACLRDVAGALEHCAQRPVDLVARYGGEEFLVVWYDVDPESLEGLAERCRDAVASLRIPHPDSRVDTHVTVSVGAVAAPANRCSPETLVERADAALYEAKQRGRDTVVARRLDED
- a CDS encoding pyridoxal 5'-phosphate synthase; protein product: MSAVSRTYSEAIERIRDAIERASATGRRNMNAMSLATVDGTGSPSVRHVLLKSIDDEGLRFFTDARSEKAQNLAGNPRASVCFYWEPIEEQARVDGTVVRLSDEEVAADFAARPRAGQIMIQVSAQSQPLDSPESLRAARDAAEARLPDPIPCPSDWIGFRLEPDRVEHWQGSRDRVHTRTVVARVEGAWSETLLQP
- a CDS encoding acyl-CoA dehydrogenase family protein is translated as MSKAVLTPEQQEFQEYARRWLAENAPPPPPERLPITAIEVMTVGQRDYLQAWQRKCYDAGLVGADYPTEYGGGGHEGFQRIANMELGRAKVPFLINIVGLNMAAPTILVHGTEAQKEKFIPGCLSGDEIWCQGFSEPGAGSDMANQQTSAVPDGDDWIVNGHKVWTSLGHFAKWMILITRTSKDHKYDGLTYFLCPIEGHDGVTVRPLVKITGEAGFNEVFFEDARVPDAYRLDDVGKGWTVAMTTLTYERGAAESAGSGGGESVHPTQRLIELARDTWRDGECAADDPVTRDAIMQRAIVAEGMRQNGRRARVEALCDHPMRLPLQQKLTSSEFVQDNARVGVDIAGAKSTLYKLDERAPSKGYWPLAYMNSYGHTIAAGTNEIQRNILGERVLGLPKSK
- a CDS encoding acyl-CoA/acyl-ACP dehydrogenase, whose translation is MAEKNAAPKDFGFGEDEAMLRDLARKFLDEQLPVETLRRLVAEAPEPIYDEGERARWDEALWKEIVELGWTGLAVGEEEGGAGISLVGIAGVVEEVGRHALPSPLIPTLSASLVLREAGGPVARTILERIAQGATASLAITGERGSWDPDAPALEAREDGDTIVLDGMACFVQDAFKADVLIASARLGGDVVLCAVEAGAAGLTIDADHIHDLTRDQATLRFDGVRVGGDAVVSREALGALRKAWPGLLVLVTADLCGTSEWQLQTTVEYARQRTQFDRQIGFFQAVKHPLVDAMVEIDRAKSLLYHAACEIDRGSEEAETAARMAKSAASDAGAFISDRSVQLHGGIGFTWECDVHIYFKRSLHNQVLFGDGVHQRKKLAETLIGPIG
- a CDS encoding SDR family oxidoreductase, yielding MKIDYTGKAIAVTGAGGSIGRASAILFASLGGSVLATDLNEDGLRETTDEIEKSGGTVASLVCDVTDPDQAASIVRTTCDRFGGIDVLYNNAGGSFPTPMEEIDRKEHTRLRALNFDAVYHATMEALPIMVERGGGVILSTTSGAGAGAVKGLATYGAAKAGVNSFMRSVAIEYGPRGIRANAIAPSAAAGGMLAWLRTLPGGVEGFAAKQPMGRLGTPEDIANVAVFLASDYARFVNGVVLPVDGGIEAMLAVPAE